In Flavobacterium sp. N1736, the following are encoded in one genomic region:
- a CDS encoding F0F1 ATP synthase subunit epsilon, which yields MILEIVSPEAKLFSGEVTSVTLPGVDGSFQILNNHAPIVSILEKGTVKIAAPKFNFSKEVAGKFTKVNEQTYTLEINSGTIEMKDNKVIVLVD from the coding sequence ATGATTTTAGAAATAGTATCACCAGAAGCAAAATTATTTTCAGGAGAAGTAACATCTGTTACATTACCCGGAGTTGATGGAAGCTTTCAAATATTGAATAATCACGCTCCTATTGTTTCTATTCTGGAAAAAGGAACTGTAAAAATTGCAGCTCCAAAATTTAATTTTTCTAAAGAGGTAGCGGGCAAATTCACGAAAGTAAATGAACAGACCTATACATTAGAGATCAATTCAGGTACAATCGAGATGAAAGACAATAAAGTAATTGTTTTAGTTGACTAA
- the atpD gene encoding F0F1 ATP synthase subunit beta has product MSKVIGKVAQIIGPVVDVVFNGKDVELPKIYDSLEITKKDGTLLVLEVQSHIGENTVRTISMDSTDGLSRGFEVVGTGNPIQMPIGPDVYGRLFNVIGDAIDGLGNLPKTGENGLSIHRQAPRFEDLSTSSEVLFTGIKVIDLIEPYAKGGKIGLFGGAGVGKTVLIQELINNIAKGHGGLSVFAGVGERTREGNDLLREMLESGIIKYGDDFMHSMENGGWDLSKVDMPGMRESKATFVFGQMNEPPGARARVALSGLSIAEYFRDGAGTDQGKDVLFFVDNIFRFTQAGSEVSALLGRMPSAVGYQPTLATEMGAMQERITSTNKGSITSVQAVYVPADDLTDPAPATTFAHLDATTVLSRKIAELGIYPAVDPLDSTSRILTPQILGAEHYDCAQRVKEILQKYKQLQDIIAILGMEELSEEDKLSVSRARRVQRFLSQPFHVAEQFTGIPGVLVDIKDTIKGFNMIIDGELDHLPEAAFNLKGSIQDAIEAGEKMLAEA; this is encoded by the coding sequence ATGTCAAAAGTAATAGGAAAAGTTGCTCAAATCATTGGACCAGTAGTTGACGTAGTTTTCAACGGTAAGGATGTTGAACTTCCAAAAATTTATGATTCACTAGAAATCACTAAAAAAGACGGAACATTATTAGTTCTAGAAGTGCAATCTCACATTGGAGAAAACACTGTTCGTACAATTTCTATGGACTCTACAGACGGTTTGTCAAGAGGATTTGAAGTAGTTGGAACAGGAAATCCAATCCAAATGCCAATCGGGCCAGATGTATATGGAAGATTATTTAATGTAATTGGAGATGCAATTGATGGTTTAGGAAACTTGCCAAAAACAGGAGAAAACGGTTTGTCTATTCACAGACAAGCACCTAGATTTGAAGATTTATCAACTTCATCAGAAGTTTTATTCACAGGTATTAAAGTAATCGATTTGATTGAACCTTATGCAAAAGGTGGTAAAATTGGATTGTTTGGTGGTGCAGGTGTTGGTAAAACAGTATTGATTCAGGAGTTGATCAACAATATCGCAAAAGGTCACGGTGGACTTTCAGTATTCGCAGGAGTAGGTGAAAGAACACGTGAAGGAAATGACTTACTTCGTGAGATGTTAGAGTCAGGAATTATTAAATACGGTGATGATTTCATGCACTCTATGGAAAATGGAGGATGGGATTTATCTAAAGTAGATATGCCGGGAATGAGAGAGTCTAAAGCTACTTTCGTTTTTGGACAAATGAATGAGCCTCCTGGAGCTCGTGCACGTGTAGCACTTTCAGGATTATCTATCGCTGAATATTTCCGTGATGGAGCAGGAACTGATCAGGGTAAAGACGTATTGTTTTTCGTTGATAACATCTTCCGTTTTACACAAGCAGGTTCTGAGGTATCAGCACTTTTAGGACGTATGCCTTCTGCAGTAGGATACCAACCAACTTTGGCAACAGAGATGGGAGCTATGCAAGAGCGTATTACATCTACAAACAAAGGATCTATTACATCTGTACAGGCGGTTTACGTTCCTGCGGATGATTTAACGGATCCGGCGCCGGCAACAACATTTGCTCACTTAGATGCAACAACAGTATTGTCTCGTAAAATTGCTGAGTTAGGTATTTATCCGGCGGTTGACCCGTTAGATTCTACTTCAAGAATTTTAACTCCTCAAATTTTAGGAGCTGAGCATTATGACTGTGCACAAAGAGTAAAAGAAATTCTTCAAAAATACAAACAATTGCAGGATATCATTGCGATCTTAGGTATGGAAGAATTATCTGAAGAAGATAAATTATCAGTATCAAGAGCACGTCGTGTTCAACGTTTCTTATCTCAGCCTTTCCACGTAGCGGAGCAATTTACAGGTATTCCTGGAGTTTTGGTTGACATTAAAGATACTATCAAAGGATTTAACATGATTATCGACGGTGAGTTAGATCATCTTCCGGAAGCAGCTTTCAACTTGAAAGGTTCTATTCAGGATGCTATCGAAGCCGGAGAAAAAATGTTGGCTGAAGCTTAA
- a CDS encoding G-D-S-L family lipolytic protein encodes MIKNFKWLLLVSLTFVACNSDDDAVTVIDSADGLPLTSGSANFSKYVALGNSLTSGFSDGALFKKGQEGAYTNILAQQFKLVGGGEFKIPYTNDNIGGLLFGGQFNPAFGPRLYFNGTAPVPVTGTPTTEVLNPAIAAAGPYNNTGVPGAKSFHLLSPTYGDPAGLAGGTANPYYVRFAPNGTTSVLAYAMSQTPTFFSLWIGNNDVLGYATSGGDGTNPITPVSGAAGVGFDGTYGALVTTLTSAGAKGVVANIPYVTSIPFFKTVPYNPLTASVLGSGNVAVGTATINALNSQLYGPLKQALTAFGAGTRINLLSTTASNPLLIKDESLTNLSVQLTAAFTPTLGAQTAAFYGAVFGQARQATATDLVLLTTQTAIGAAPTAANSGLGMAPPAPLDKFGITYPLQDKYVLIPTEIAELKAATDAFNGIIKSLADSKGLAFVDANTIMKQIDEGGIVANNFTMASTFVTGGTFSLDGIHPSPRGYAFIANKFIEAINTKYGSNLKGVNVGNYPILYPAVLP; translated from the coding sequence ATGATAAAAAATTTCAAATGGCTTTTATTGGTTTCGTTGACCTTTGTAGCCTGTAATAGTGATGATGATGCGGTAACGGTAATCGATTCGGCTGATGGACTGCCTTTGACCTCAGGTTCTGCTAATTTTTCAAAATATGTTGCATTAGGGAATTCCCTGACTTCAGGTTTTAGTGATGGTGCCTTATTTAAAAAAGGACAGGAAGGAGCTTATACAAACATCTTAGCACAACAATTTAAACTTGTTGGTGGTGGAGAATTTAAAATTCCATATACAAATGATAATATTGGAGGACTGCTTTTTGGAGGACAATTTAATCCTGCTTTTGGTCCAAGATTATATTTTAACGGAACAGCACCGGTTCCTGTAACCGGAACACCAACAACAGAAGTGTTGAATCCGGCAATTGCTGCCGCAGGACCTTACAATAATACAGGAGTTCCGGGAGCAAAAAGTTTTCATTTATTATCTCCAACTTATGGAGATCCCGCCGGTTTAGCAGGCGGAACAGCAAATCCGTATTATGTGCGTTTTGCTCCAAACGGAACAACTTCGGTATTGGCGTATGCCATGAGCCAGACACCAACGTTCTTTTCTTTATGGATTGGAAATAATGATGTTCTTGGATATGCAACTTCAGGAGGAGACGGAACAAACCCAATTACACCGGTTTCTGGTGCAGCAGGCGTTGGCTTTGACGGAACTTATGGCGCACTTGTTACTACTTTAACTTCTGCGGGAGCAAAAGGAGTCGTGGCAAATATTCCTTATGTAACATCAATTCCGTTTTTTAAGACAGTTCCTTATAATCCTTTAACCGCATCTGTATTAGGAAGTGGAAATGTAGCAGTTGGTACAGCTACGATAAATGCATTGAATTCACAATTATACGGTCCGTTAAAACAGGCATTAACTGCTTTTGGAGCAGGAACAAGAATTAACTTATTATCAACAACGGCTTCAAATCCATTATTGATAAAAGATGAATCACTGACAAATTTATCAGTTCAGTTAACCGCTGCTTTTACGCCTACATTAGGTGCTCAGACAGCTGCTTTTTATGGTGCTGTTTTTGGACAGGCACGCCAGGCAACTGCAACAGACTTAGTGTTGTTAACAACACAAACTGCTATTGGGGCGGCTCCAACAGCTGCAAATTCAGGATTAGGAATGGCTCCGCCGGCACCTTTGGATAAATTTGGAATTACATATCCGCTACAGGATAAGTATGTATTGATTCCAACAGAAATTGCAGAATTAAAAGCAGCAACCGATGCATTTAACGGAATTATAAAATCACTTGCAGATTCTAAAGGCCTGGCTTTTGTAGATGCAAACACAATTATGAAACAAATTGATGAAGGCGGAATAGTGGCCAATAACTTTACAATGGCTTCTACTTTTGTAACAGGGGGAACTTTCTCTCTGGATGGGATTCATCCATCGCCAAGAGGTTACGCTTTTATTGCCAATAAATTTATTGAAGCAATTAATACGAAATACGGATCAAACCTGAAAGGAGTAAACGTAGGTAATTATCCTATCTTATATCCTGCGGTATTGCCGTAA